The Pseudomonas aeruginosa genome includes the window TCCAGCAGGTCGAGGATCTCGCTCACGGCGAAACGGCTGTCGGGCAGTTTCAGCAGGTGCTCCAGGGCGATCAGCAGCGGCTCGCGACCGCGCTGTCCCTGGTCGGCCAGGGTATAGGGAATGAAGCGCTGGTCGTCGCGCGGCACCTGGCCGAACACCGCCTCGATGTGCGGTGCGTAGGCGTTGATGTCGGGGACCATGACGATCACGTCGCGCGGCTTCAGGCTCGGATCGGCGTTGAAGCGGGCGAGCAACTGGTCGTGGAGGATCTCCACTTCGCGCTGCGCGCTGTGGGCCACATGGAAGCGGATCGAGGCGTCGCTCCGCGGCGCCACCGGCGGCCAGTGCTCGCGGGTTTCCGCCAACGGGCGCAGTTCGAGGATATCGTCCTGCAACTGGCCGAGCAGCCCGTGCGGGGCCTCCTCGCTGAACAGGTCGATGCGCCCGCCGTTGACCTCGCCGAACAGGTTCCGATAGCTGTCCGGGTCGTCGTAGCTGTCGAGCAGGTTGATGTAGTCGCGGCCCTGCTTGCCCCAGGCCGCCAGCAACGGCTGGGCATGCTGGTGCTGGCGGTCCTCGTCGAGGTCGGCGGGGACGCCGGCGCGGCGCTGCTGGCGGCGGTACTCGTGGCGCAACAGGTCCTTGTCGGCGACGATGTCGGCCCAGTGGTGGCGACAGGGGTTGTGCACGCAGAGCAGCACCTGGCTGAACCTGGCCAGGGCGGCCAGCGCCTCGAGGGTCTGCGCCGGCATCGAGGAAATCCCGAACACCACCACTCGTCGCGGCAACGCGCGCGGCGCCGCGCTGGCGGAGCGCAGCGCCTCGATGAAGCGCCGGTGCACGCCGGAGCGGCTGCGGGCCAGGCTATCGGCACCGACGTCGGCGAGCAGCGCGCGCCACAATTCGGCCTGCCAGCGCTCGTCGGCACCGAGCGGGCGCGCCTGCCCGTTCGCCGTGCGCAACTGGTCGCGGCCCTGGCTCCAGTCGTCGAGCCAGTCGCCGCGATAGACCTGGTACTGGTCGAACAGGTCGGCCAGGCGCTCGGCCAGTTGATGACGCTTTCGCAGGTCGGCATCGTCGGCGAGGAAACGTTGCAGGGTGCGGAACTCGGGACGCTCCAGCAATCCGGGAAGCAGACGCATCAGGCGCCAGGTCAGCGGCGCCTTGTCCAGTTCGGAAACCTCGGGAATGCTTTCGCGGCCCAGCACCGCGCGATAGGCCTGCCAGAGGAACTGCGCCGGCAACTGCACCTCCAGCGCCGCGGCGATGCCGCCACCGCCGCCGCCGTCCTCGCGGGGATCTTCGGCCAATGCCAGCTTCAACCATTGGGCGATGCCGTTGCTGTGCACCAGGACCCGCTCGCTTTCCAGCGGCGCCAGCGGATAGCGGCGCATCCAGGAAACGGCGAGGTCGCGCAGGTCGTCCAGGCGATTGCCGTGGACGATCATGAATCCGGGCGTGAGGGCGGTGGTTCCCAAGGGTTCTGGCATCGGTACGGCTATTCCTGGCGCAAGGCTCTGGCGAAAGAGGTCAGGATCGGGCGGCGACGAAGCGTCGTTCCAGTTCGAGGCTGTCGGCCATGCGGAAATCGCTCCAGCGCTCGCTCAGGCCGAGATGGCTGTCCGCCTGGCAATCCGGGGCACTGGCGCAACGGCGGGTGAAGGTGTTGACCACCTCGACCATCTCCTCGCGCTCGGCGCCGACCAGCAGCGCCGCGTGCGCCAGCACCACCGGCCGGCCGGCGCCGTTGCGCCGCCAGCGTTGCGCGGTCCCGGCGAGCTTGCGCCCATCCAGGGTGACATTGTAGCGGCCGTCGCAGAAGGAACCGGCCACGGCGCCCACGCCGGCGTCCAGGCCGCGCTCGCGGAGCCAGTCGCAGATCGGCTGGCACAGCCGCAGGTAGGCGGTTTCGATACGGGTCTGCTCGTTGTCGCCGGGCCCCAGCGCATAGGACAGGGCGATGTTCAGCACGCCCGGCGATTGCGGCACCGGCTCGCCGCCGGTATCGCGCAGCAGCACCGGCCAGCCGCGTTCGGCGACCGCTGCGCTGGCCGGCGCGAATCCTTCCAGGCGCTCCATCCGGCGCGGCATGACCAGCGCCCGATCGCAGGGCTGCCAGAGCAACAGGCCATGCTCGCGGGCACCGCCACACACCTCGTCGAGCAGGGCGCGCTCGGCGTCCAGCCCATCCTGCACGGAAAACACTTCGACCACGATTCTTCCTCTTCCAGGCTGGTACGGCTCGGCTCCCACGCGGGGAGCACTGCCTATGATAGCCAGTGGCGGCGCCTCCGTGCGCCGTAATCGCGAGGAAGTTGCCGGGAAATCAGCAGGTTGCCGAGCGCAGACGGGCCGGGCGGCGCTGCCAGAACTCGGCCAGCAGGACCCCGGCCAGGGTCAGCGCGCCGCCGACCAGGTGATGGACGGTCAGGCGCTCGCCGAGCACCAGGGTGGCGATGCAGGCGGTGATGATCGGCAGCAGGTTGAAGAACAGCGCCATCCGGCTCGGCCCGAGACGGGCGACACCGTGCATCCAGGCCAGCGCGGCGACGATCGAGGCGAACAGCGCGGCGTACAGCACCAGCGGCAGGTTGGCGGCGTTCAGGCCGGTGCGCGGCGACAGCAGGTACAGCGGCAGCAGGGCGAGGATCGCCACCAGCACCTGCAGGTAGAGCACTTGCATGGCCGGCAGCTTCAGGCTCCATTTCTTCAGCAGCACGCTGTACACCGCATAGGCCAGGGTGGCGACGATCATCATCGCGTCGCCGAGATTCACTCCATGCTCCAGCAAAGCGCCGAGATGGCCCTGAGAAATCACCAGCACCACGCCGGCCAGCGACACCAGCGCGCCGAGCAGCGCCCCGGCGTTCAGCCGGTGGGCCAGGATGCTGCTGGCCAGGCCCAGCGACATCAGGGGCATCAGCGACAGGATGATGCCCATGTTGGTGGCGCTGGTCAGCGCCGCCGCGTAGTAGGCCAGGCTCTGGTAGACGGCCATGCCGAGCAGGCCGAGGACCACGAACTTGCCGAGGTTGGCGAGGATGTAGCGGCGGTTGCGCAGCACCGGGCCGAGCATGAAGGGCGTCAGCGCCAGGCCGACCAGCAGCCAGCGGAAGAAACCGATCTCGGCGGGCTGGATGATCCCCACGGCGAGCTTGTTGACGACGGTGTTGCCGGCCCAGATGAACACGGCCAGCAGGGGAAACAGGTATTGCATGGGAGGTTCCGCACTATGAAAAAGGAATACGCGGCCATTCTGAGCCAGTCCGAATACAGACGTATAATGAATTCCAGACAAACCACCCGTAGGTTCGGACATGTCGACCACCACCTTGCTGCGCCTTCCCGATCTCCAGGGGCAGTCTTTCGACGTCTATTTCCGCTATGACGAGTTCGGCGCCGACACCCATTCGCCGCCCCACACCCACGCCTGGGGCCAGCTCAACTATGCAGCCCATGGCGTGATGCAGCTGGAGATCGACGGCCAGCGCTTCCTCTCACCTCCGCAATACGCGGTATGGATACCACCGGAGCGGGTGCACAGCTGCTACAACAGCCAGGCCATCGTCTACCGCTCGCTGTACCTTTCCGCCGAGCTGTCACGACGCCTGCCGGCGACACCCTGCACCCTGGCGATCAGCGCGATCCTCAAGGCGATCCTCTCGGACTTCGCCGAGCGCGGGGTCAACCTGCCGACCTCGGCGCAGGACCTGCGCCTGGCCCGGGTCGTCATGGACCAGCTGGAATGCGCCCAGCCCCACGACGACTACCTGCCCTACGGCCGTACCCCGGCGCTGCGCGAGGTGCTCGACGCACTGCAGGCCGAGCCGGGCGACAACCGCTCGCTGGCGCAATGGGCGCAGCAGGTGCACAGCACCGAGCGAACCCTGGCCCGGCACTGCCAGCGCGAACTGGGCATGACCTTTGGCGAATGGCGCCAACGCCTGCGCTTCCTCGCGGCCATCGAGGCGCTGGAAGCCGGCAGGGGGATCCAGCAGATCGCCTTCGACCTCGGCTACAGCAGCCCCTCGGCGTTCATCTCGATGTTCCGCCGGCTGGCCGGCACCACACCGGAACAATACCGCCTGGCCAGCCGCGCCCAGGACATGCCGATGCTGTAACCCGCCGTGCATGCGTTGCGGCTATGCTCGCAGCAGCCACCATCCGGAGTTCGCATGCCAACCGCCAGCCGCCATCCCGACACCGCCCTCGCGGTGTTCCTCGCCTTCCTCAAGCTGGGCTGCAGCGCCTTCGGCGGGCCCATCGCCCACCTCGGCTATTTCCGCGACGAGTTCGTCCGCCGCCGCGGCTGGCTGAGCGAAAGCAGCTACGCCGACCTGGTCGCCCTCTGCCAGTTCCTTCCCGGCCCCGCCAGCAGCCAGGTCGGCATGGCCCTCGGCCTGGCCCGCGCCGGCTATCCCGGCGCCCTCGCCGCCTGGCTCGGTTTCACCCTGCCCTCGGCGTTGCTGCTGGTGCTCTTCGCTCTCGGCCTGGGACGCTGGGGCGCGCTGTTGCCCGAGGGCGTGCTGCATGGCCTGAAGATCGCCGCGGTGGCGGTGGTGGCCCAGGCGGTCTGGGGCATGGGTCGCAGCCTGTGCCCGGATCGCCCGCGCCTGACGCTGATGGCGCTGTCCTGCGCGAGCGTGCTGGCCTGGCCCACTGCCTGGACCCAGGTCGCGGTGATCGCCGGTGCCGGCCTGGCCGGCCTCGCCCTGTTGAAAACGGAAGCAGTGGAAGGCCACGAGCGACTGCCGATCGCCATTGGCTACCGCGGCGCGCTGCTGTTCCTCACCTTGTTCGCCGTGCTGCTGGTCTGCCTGCCGCTGGCCGCGCGCCTCTGGCCGGAACACTGGCTGCGCCTGCTCGACGCGTTCTACCGGGCTGGCTCGCTGGTATTCGGCGGTGGCCATGTGGTGCTGCCGCTGCTGCAGGCGGAAGTGGTACCCAAGGGCTGGGTCGACGGCGATACCTTCCTCGCCGGCTACGCGGCCGCCCAGGCGGTACCGGGCCCGCTCTTCACCTTCGCCGCGTTCCTCGGCGCAGCCTCGGGCCCGGCGCCGAACGGCTGGAGCGGCGCGCTGCTGTGCCTGCTGGCGATCTTCCTGCCGTCGTTCCTGCTGGTCGCCGGTGCCTTGCCATTCTGGGAACGCCTGCGCCACGAACGCCGGGTACGGGCAACGCTGGCCGGGGTCAACGCGGCGGTGGTCGGCCTGCTGCTGGCGGCGCTGTACCAGCCGCTCTGGACCGAAGGCATCCTGCGCCCGGCCGACTTCGCCCTGCTGCTCTTCGCCCTGCTGGCCCTGCTCGCCTGGAAGACGCCGCCCTGGCAAGTGGTGCTCGCCTGCGCCGTGGCCGGCGGCCTGATCGCCACAGCCGGCTAGCCGTTCAAGGCCAGGCTCAGCCCCTGCGCCGTCGGCGCGGCCGCCTTGCCCGGCTCCGCGCCCTCCGGCCGGTAGCCGAGGCGCAGGCCGCCCCAGTGCTTGCCGTGGACGAAGATCGGCACCGAAAGATCGTGCATCAGCTCGCCGGTGTCACGGGTGTAGGTCTGTAGCAACAGCGGCTGCTGGTGGCTGCCGCAGCGAATCCCGGTGCGGTCGTTGAACAGGCGCTTGCTGCGGCTGCGCAACGCGTCCGTCTGCGGGTCGCCGCTGGGCGGATGGGCGAAGGCGCGATTGTGGGTGGGCACGTAGCCTTCGGGGGTACAGGCGATGGCGAATACCAGGTTGCGGTTGCGCTCCAGCAACTGCTCCTGGATGCCCGGCAGGACCTGGTCGGTGTAGCTGTCGAAGCGGGTCCGGTACTTGGTCGGCTGGGTATTGGGCAACGGCTGGTAGCTGCGGTCGAACAGGTCGTCGAGGTCGATGCGCCCGCTGCGCACGTCCTCCTCGAAGCGAGCGGCGATAGCCGCCGCGCCCTCCCGGGCGAGGTCGTAGACCGACTGGTGGTAGGCGTCCAGGCTGACCTCGGCGAGGCGCTCGCTGATCACCTCGGCCTGGTTCTCCAACTGGCTGGCAGCTTCGCCGAGGCGCAGGGTCTGTTCCTCGCTGGCGCTGAGGTCGCCGCGCACCTGCTCGACCGCGGCGAACAGGCTGGCGAGTTGGCTGCGGTTGATCTCGGCGCCCTGGGCGATCTCGGTAATCTGGCTTTCCACCCCGGCCGCCAGTTCGGCAATGCCTTCCAGTTGCCGACCGGTCAGCTCGACCTGGCCGACCCCTTCCCCCAACTCTTCGGAAAGCTGGCGGATCTGCTCGACCACCTCGCTGGTCTGGCGCTGGATCTCGGCGACCATCTGGCCGACTTCCTCGGTGGCCTCGGCGGTACGTCCGGCCAGGCCGCGCACCTCTTCGGCAACCACCGCGAAGCCGCGCCCATGCTCGCCGGCGCGGGCCGCCTCGATGGCCGCGTTGAGGGCCAGCAGGTTGGTCTGGCTGGCGATGCCCTGGATCACCAGGGTGACCCGCTGGATGTCCTCGCTGCGCTGGTTCAGCGCCTCGATCGCCTCGCGGCTGGCGCCCATCCGCTCGCTGAGCCGATGCATGCGCTCGATGGTCGAGGCCAGCAGCACCTGGCCTTCGTCGCTGCCGGCGCGCGCCCGGGTGGCGGCGTCCATGGCCTGGCGCGCCAGATTGGAGGTGGCGCGCTCGGTGTGGATCATCACTTCGGCGCTGCCGACGATCTGTTCGGCGGCGTCGAGCTGGGATTGCAGCTTCTCCGCCAGGCGCTTCACCGAGAACGCCACGCCGGCGGCCGACAAGGCGTTCTGGCTGGTGTTATGGGACAGGTCGCGAGCCAGCCGGGCGATGTCGGGCTCGCCGACGGTCGCCACCGCCGTGCGGTTGCCGGGAAGCAGCCAGGGCAACCAGAGCAGCGCCACGCCGAGCGGCAGGGCCAGGTACAGCGGCAGCCAGCCATGCCGGGCGCCGACCAGCAGGAGAACCAGGGCCAGGCTCTGCAACAGGCAGACGAAGAGGATGCGGGAACGAGCGGGCTGCATGAGTAAATCTCCGGCCTCCGGGGCGTTGCGTCATGACCCTGGGGTCGGACGGGCGACGGCGGGGCTTCTTTATTTGACTTGTAGTCCGGTTTGTAGCCCGCCCCCGGAAGCGCCGCCATCGTTCCTTAGTGGTATGGCCAATGGCTGGCATTCGACTAGCGCAGGCCGCGACGAAAGGCGGAGAACACCCCGGACGCGTCGGCCAGGCCTTGATCCATGGGGGCTTCGCCGCATTTCCAGGGGACGCTCGAAGAACTTCCGTCCTGCCGTCCGTCGGCCGACACCGTATGACAAGCCCGGAGCCCACGTTATAATTCCGCGCCCATTTACAGCCGGTAGCGGTCGACTAGACTCCCAACCGGCGCTGGCCGGACCCCGCTTCCGCCCAGCCTGGTCGCTATCGGGCCCGCTCTTTTTGGACTCAGGACCACCCGTGACGAAAGACGAATTGCGTGCCGCGCTGGCGCGCGAGGAACAGCGTTACAAGGACGTGTACGGCGGCGAAGTGACGCTTTATGCCGCCCAGCCGGAACCCGACCGCAAGCCCTGGCGCAAACGCCCAACCGTTCAGGAGCAGGCGTTCGATAGAGAACTGCAGAAGATCGAAGAAGAGCGTCTCAAGGCCGGGCAGGAAGCAGCGAACCCCATTCCATTTACCTCCAACCGACAGGAGAGCGACGGATAACGAAGCGTTTCAATCTGTTTCGTTTTTCCCGCAAAGCCCGATGCGACGGGGCGTTGCCCGCGACAATGGCAACCTTCCGGAGTTCCAGACGGATAAAAACGCATCTGGCATAATCGCCGCCCCGTCTCTGACCGGTTTCTCACATGTTCGATCTTTTCAGCGGGCTCGATGCCTGGGTGGGTATCAGCCTGGTGCTGGCCCTGGCCTTCGTCCTCACCTTCGAGTTCATCAACGGCTTCCACGACACTGCCAACGCGGTGGCCACCGTCATCTACACCAAAGCGATGTCCCCCTACCGGGCGGTGATGCTCTCCGGTGTGTTCAACTTCCTCGGCGTGCTGCTCGGCGGTGTCGGCGTAGCCTACGCCATCGTTCACCTGCTGCCGGTGGAGCTGCTGATCAACGTGAACACCGGCCATGGCCTGGCGATGGTCTTCTCCCTGCTCGCCGCCGCCATCGCCTGGAACCTCGGCACCTGGTACTTCGGCATCCCGGCCTCCAGCTCGCACACCCTGATCGGCTCGATCCTCGGCGTCGGCCTGGCCAATGCGCTGATCACCGACGTGCCGCTGGCCGAAGGGATCAACTGGCAGAAGGCGATCGACATCGGCCTGTCGCTGATCTTCTCGCCGCTGGCCGGCTTCATGGTCGCCGCGTTGGTCCTGCTCGGACTGAAATGGTGGCGTCCGCTGTCGAAGATGCACAAAACCCCGGAAACCCGTCGCGAACTCGACGAGAAGAAGCACCCGCCGTTCTGGAACCGCCTGGTGCTGGTGCTTTCCGCCATGGCGGTAAGCTTCGTCCATGGCTCCAACGACGGCCAGAAGGGTATCGGCCTGATCATGCTGGTACTGATCGGCATCGTCCCGGCCAAGTTCGTCCTCGACCTGAACAGCACCACCTACCAGATCGAGCGCACCCGCGACGCCGCCCTGCACCTCAGTCAGTTCTACCAGCGCCACACCGATACCCTCGGCGACATGCTGGCCCTGGGCAAGAGCAATGGCAGCGAGATGCCGCAGTTCTACCGCTGCGATCCGAAACAGACCGAGCCGACCATCAACGCGCTGCTCCGCGACCTGCGCGGCGTGCCCAGCTACAACGACCTGGACGCCGACGAGCGCGTGCAGGTGCGTCGCTACCTGCTGTGCCTGGACGACACCGCGAAGAAGGTCGGCAAGCTGTCCGACCTGCCGGCGCGGGAGAAGGCCGACCTCGAGAAGCTACGCAAGGACCTGACCGCGACCACCGAATACGCGCCGTTCTGGGTCATCATCGCGGTGGCCCTGGCTCTCGGCATCGGCACCATGGTCGGCTGGAAGCGCGTAGTGCTCACCGTCGGCGAGAAGATCGGCAAGCAGGGCATGACCTACGCCCAGGGCATGAGCGCGCAGATCACCGCCGCCGCCGCCATCGGCATGGCCAACATCTACAGCTTGCCGGTGTCCACCACCCATGTACTGTCCTCCGGCGTGGCCGGGACCATGGTGGCGAACAAAAGCGGCCTGCACGGCGGCACCGTGCGCAACATCCTGATGGCCTGGGTGCTCACCCTGCCGACTTCGATGGCGCTGTCCGCCGGCCTGTTCTGGCTGGCCTCGCAATTCATCTGAGCCGCCTCGCCGGTTGAAAAAAACGCCTGCTTGTCCGCAGGCGTTTTTTTTGCCGCGCTCCCACCGACGTCATCCGCCCGCCTCGGCGGGCAGCGCCGCCAGCGGCAAGCGAACCACGAACAACGCGCCCTCCCCCTGGTTGGCCGCCGTCAGGCTACCGCCCATGTTGCGCACCAGATCGTGGCTGACCGAGAGACCCAGGCCGGTACCCTTGCCCTCCACCTTGGTGGTGAAGAAGGGTTCGAATATCCGCTCCAGCAGGAGCGGTTCGATCCCGCCGCCGTTGTCGTGCACGTGCAATTCGACCCAGCCCGGTTCGCGGCAGGCCACCTGCTCCAGGCGAATGCGCCGGCTGGCCAGGCCAAGATTGCCGAGCAGGGCATCGCGGGCGTTGGCGAGCAGGTTGATGATCACCTGTTCCAGCTGGTCCGCCTGCCCTCGTACCACCATCCGCTGCGTCGGCGCCGGGCACTCCACCTCGATGGCGTGCTGACGCAGCCCCTCGCCGAGCAGGCCCAGGGCGCCTTCGAAGGCGGTATAGGGGTCGAACGGCAGCGCCTCCAGCGCCGACTTGCGGCTGAACACGCCGAGGTGGCTGACCAGGCGGTCGACGCGCAGGACCTGGGCATCCATGCGCTCCAGTTTCTCGCCCAGGTAGTCGCCGTCGAGGCCGACGCTGTTCATCCGCTGGCGCATGTTGAAGAGGGTCATGCGCAGCACGTGCAGCGGCTGCTTCACCTCGTGGGCGAGGCCGCTGACCATCTCCCCCAGGCTGGCCATCTTGGCGCCTTGCGCCAGTTGCTGCTGGGCCCGACGCACCGGCGTGTTGTCGCGTCCCACCGCCTGTACCTCGCACAATTCGCCCCGGGCGTCGAACAACGGTCGCTCGGCCCACACCAGCCAGAGAAAACGTTGCCCCGGCAGGTTGAAGCGCAGTTCCGGCACCTCGCTGGCGCCCTCCCGCGGCGAACCCAGCAGACGCGCGCGCAAGGCGCTGGCGTCTTCCGCCGCCAGCCACTCGTCGAGCCGGCGACCGACCAGGCGCTCCGGGCTGGTCGCGAGGCTATCGGCGAAGGTCCGGTTCACGTAGGTCAGCACCAGGTCGGCGGTATAGCGACAGATCAGCGCCGGCGAATCCTCCACCAGGACCCGGTAGCGTTCCTCGCTCTCGGCGATACGCTGTGCCGCCAGGTGCTGCTCGGTCACGTCCAGCCACAGGCCCACCGCCTCGCTGGGCAGGCCCTGGGCATCGCGCAGCAGCTTGGCTTCGTCGTAGAGCCAGTGCCAGTTGCCCTGGCCATCGGCGAGGCGATAGCGGGTCTTCACCCGGCCCTCGCAAAGCAACTCGCGGCCACGGGCGAAAAAGGCCTCCAGGTCGTCCGGATGCACCCGTTCGGCGAGCGCCTGCCAACTCTGTCCCTGCAAGTCGAGGCCGAGCAGGTTGCTCGCGCTTTCGCTGTAGAACTCCGGCACCAGGTGCCCCTGCTCGACCCGCTGGACGTAGATCACCACCGGCGCGCTGTCGATCAGGCTGCGCAGCCGCGCGTGGGCCGCCTGTGCCCGTTCCTCCTGGCGCCGGCCTTCGCTGATGTCGAGCAGCACGCCGGACAGCCCCAGCGCGCTGCCGCGCCCCAGCGGTCGACCCTCGATGCGCAGCCAGCGGCGCTCGCCGCGGCTATCCGGCTGACGCAGGCAAAGGTCCTGGGCCAGCGCCTGGCCGCTGCGCAGGCTGGCACGCAGGCGCAGGCCGAGTTCGTCGGCGTCCGCCGGTTGCAGCAGGCCCTGCAGGTGTTCCAGCGGCACCCGACGATACTCGCCGGTCAACCCCAGGCTGTCGTGCAAGGCCGGCGCCAGTTCGAAGAGTTCCTGCTCCGCCCAGTAACGCCACCAGCCGCCGCCGATCATCTCCTGCAACAGCCCCAGCTTGCGCGAACTGTCGTGCTGCTCGTGGAGTTCGCAGCGGTCCGCCACCTGGTTCGCCAGCAGTTCCGCGAGGTATTGCCAGTCCTGCGGCGCGGGCCCCTGGGCGAGCTGCTCCAGCGACATCGGCCGCACCAGCAATGCCCCCAGGCGGCCACCGCGCATCGCCGCCGGCACCAGGTAGAGCGCGTCCTCGCCGATCTGCCGGAGCAGCGTCGAGGCGCCTTCGCCACGGCGTAGCAAGCGCGCGCCCGCCCCTTCGCGCAGGTCGTCGTCGGCGAGTTGCAGGGTCGGTCGCAGCAAACTGTCGCTGCCAGGCCGCACATGACTGGCGAAGACCGTGCAGAAACCCTTGCCGTCGCCCAGCAGCAGGGCGATAGCCTGCATCTGGAACGCGCCGGAGAGCGATTCGAGAATCTCCTGGACCGCCTCCGCCAGGTGTCCGTGGGAGACATGGCGCAGACGCGAAAGGATCAGCTTGCCCAGGCTCAGGCTCTGCAACTGGTGCTGCTGGTTGTCGGACTGCCAGTTGAGGTCGGAGATGTCCATGCCCAGCAGCAGCGAGCGTCCCAGGCCGTCGAGCGGCTGCATCGGCTGGAAACGACAGGTCAATGGCGCGGCGGCATCGCTGCGCAGCGTCAGGTCGAGACGCTCGCCCCGGCGCAGGCCGGCCAGCGTCGGCGCACCGGGGCGCGCCGCTCCAGATACTCGGCGAAAGGCCGCGGCTGTTCGCCAAGCCCATGGGCGCACTGCAGACGATACGCCTGCCGCCCGCCGACCCGGATCACGCGGTCCTGTTCGTCCATCTCGAAACACAGGTCCCAACTCCTCAGCGAAGCGCTCCAGAGGGTGGGGCCTTCCTGCGAAAAGGGTTCCGGCCTCTCGGCCTCGGCGGACGACGAGCGGGAAAATTCGAACATGCGACCACCTCACAGCAACAGGTTGGCACTCGCCTTCAGCGTCTGCGGCAGGTTGGGAATCGCGCCGATGCCGGGGAAGCTCAGCACGGGGATGATCGCCTTGCCCGGATCGCCGTACGGGTACTGCACGCAGACCTCGATCCGCGACGTGGCGCTGACGTAGTCGGCGTACTGGCCATTGCCGGCACAGGGCTGGAGGTTCGCCCGCCAGGCCGCCGGCATCCAGTCCAGGCGCGCGAGCAACTCGTCCCTGGCACGGGCTTCGGCGAGGCTCTCGTAGCCCGCATCGGAGGGATCGACAGCGATCGCCGCACGGGCCCCCACGGCAGCGGCATCGTTGAACGACTGCAACATGAGCAAAGGAATGCTGTAGCTGATCAGACCGTAAACCAGCGCGAAAAACAGCAGGAAGATCGCTGTGAATTCGATGGCGACGGCGCCGTGCTGGCGTCGCCGGGAAGCTTTTCCGAGCATGAGCTGACATCCCCGATCCGCATCCTTAATACTAGTCGTCATTCGCTCCGCCAACGTTACTGAAAAGGTATTAATCCAGATGTCGAAAAAAGGCTGAAGAACAGGATGGAGCAATTAGCACTGGCCTTGTGGGCAAGCGTTTGCGGATATCAGGACATCAAA containing:
- a CDS encoding lipoate--protein ligase family protein — translated: MVEVFSVQDGLDAERALLDEVCGGAREHGLLLWQPCDRALVMPRRMERLEGFAPASAAVAERGWPVLLRDTGGEPVPQSPGVLNIALSYALGPGDNEQTRIETAYLRLCQPICDWLRERGLDAGVGAVAGSFCDGRYNVTLDGRKLAGTAQRWRRNGAGRPVVLAHAALLVGAEREEMVEVVNTFTRRCASAPDCQADSHLGLSERWSDFRMADSLELERRFVAARS
- a CDS encoding DMT family transporter; the encoded protein is MQYLFPLLAVFIWAGNTVVNKLAVGIIQPAEIGFFRWLLVGLALTPFMLGPVLRNRRYILANLGKFVVLGLLGMAVYQSLAYYAAALTSATNMGIILSLMPLMSLGLASSILAHRLNAGALLGALVSLAGVVLVISQGHLGALLEHGVNLGDAMMIVATLAYAVYSVLLKKWSLKLPAMQVLYLQVLVAILALLPLYLLSPRTGLNAANLPLVLYAALFASIVAALAWMHGVARLGPSRMALFFNLLPIITACIATLVLGERLTVHHLVGGALTLAGVLLAEFWQRRPARLRSATC
- a CDS encoding AraC family transcriptional regulator, producing the protein MSTTTLLRLPDLQGQSFDVYFRYDEFGADTHSPPHTHAWGQLNYAAHGVMQLEIDGQRFLSPPQYAVWIPPERVHSCYNSQAIVYRSLYLSAELSRRLPATPCTLAISAILKAILSDFAERGVNLPTSAQDLRLARVVMDQLECAQPHDDYLPYGRTPALREVLDALQAEPGDNRSLAQWAQQVHSTERTLARHCQRELGMTFGEWRQRLRFLAAIEALEAGRGIQQIAFDLGYSSPSAFISMFRRLAGTTPEQYRLASRAQDMPML
- the chrA gene encoding chromate efflux transporter, whose protein sequence is MPTASRHPDTALAVFLAFLKLGCSAFGGPIAHLGYFRDEFVRRRGWLSESSYADLVALCQFLPGPASSQVGMALGLARAGYPGALAAWLGFTLPSALLLVLFALGLGRWGALLPEGVLHGLKIAAVAVVAQAVWGMGRSLCPDRPRLTLMALSCASVLAWPTAWTQVAVIAGAGLAGLALLKTEAVEGHERLPIAIGYRGALLFLTLFAVLLVCLPLAARLWPEHWLRLLDAFYRAGSLVFGGGHVVLPLLQAEVVPKGWVDGDTFLAGYAAAQAVPGPLFTFAAFLGAASGPAPNGWSGALLCLLAIFLPSFLLVAGALPFWERLRHERRVRATLAGVNAAVVGLLLAALYQPLWTEGILRPADFALLLFALLALLAWKTPPWQVVLACAVAGGLIATAG
- a CDS encoding methyl-accepting chemotaxis protein, which translates into the protein MQPARSRILFVCLLQSLALVLLLVGARHGWLPLYLALPLGVALLWLPWLLPGNRTAVATVGEPDIARLARDLSHNTSQNALSAAGVAFSVKRLAEKLQSQLDAAEQIVGSAEVMIHTERATSNLARQAMDAATRARAGSDEGQVLLASTIERMHRLSERMGASREAIEALNQRSEDIQRVTLVIQGIASQTNLLALNAAIEAARAGEHGRGFAVVAEEVRGLAGRTAEATEEVGQMVAEIQRQTSEVVEQIRQLSEELGEGVGQVELTGRQLEGIAELAAGVESQITEIAQGAEINRSQLASLFAAVEQVRGDLSASEEQTLRLGEAASQLENQAEVISERLAEVSLDAYHQSVYDLAREGAAAIAARFEEDVRSGRIDLDDLFDRSYQPLPNTQPTKYRTRFDSYTDQVLPGIQEQLLERNRNLVFAIACTPEGYVPTHNRAFAHPPSGDPQTDALRSRSKRLFNDRTGIRCGSHQQPLLLQTYTRDTGELMHDLSVPIFVHGKHWGGLRLGYRPEGAEPGKAAAPTAQGLSLALNG
- a CDS encoding inorganic phosphate transporter; this encodes MFDLFSGLDAWVGISLVLALAFVLTFEFINGFHDTANAVATVIYTKAMSPYRAVMLSGVFNFLGVLLGGVGVAYAIVHLLPVELLINVNTGHGLAMVFSLLAAAIAWNLGTWYFGIPASSSHTLIGSILGVGLANALITDVPLAEGINWQKAIDIGLSLIFSPLAGFMVAALVLLGLKWWRPLSKMHKTPETRRELDEKKHPPFWNRLVLVLSAMAVSFVHGSNDGQKGIGLIMLVLIGIVPAKFVLDLNSTTYQIERTRDAALHLSQFYQRHTDTLGDMLALGKSNGSEMPQFYRCDPKQTEPTINALLRDLRGVPSYNDLDADERVQVRRYLLCLDDTAKKVGKLSDLPAREKADLEKLRKDLTATTEYAPFWVIIAVALALGIGTMVGWKRVVLTVGEKIGKQGMTYAQGMSAQITAAAAIGMANIYSLPVSTTHVLSSGVAGTMVANKSGLHGGTVRNILMAWVLTLPTSMALSAGLFWLASQFI
- a CDS encoding TadE/TadG family type IV pilus assembly protein, which gives rise to MTTSIKDADRGCQLMLGKASRRRQHGAVAIEFTAIFLLFFALVYGLISYSIPLLMLQSFNDAAAVGARAAIAVDPSDAGYESLAEARARDELLARLDWMPAAWRANLQPCAGNGQYADYVSATSRIEVCVQYPYGDPGKAIIPVLSFPGIGAIPNLPQTLKASANLLL